DNA from Amycolatopsis sp. DSM 110486:
GCTGCGCGCGAGCACGGCGGGAGAGGGGTTCGATGATGCGAGCAGGGATCGCTTCGTCAGTGCTCGACGCCATCGGAGGAACCCCTCTGGTGCGGCTGACCCACGTCGTCCCCGGCGCGGCGGCGCAGGTTCTGGTGAAGCTCGAAGGTGGGAATCCCACGGGAAGTTACAAGGACCGGATGGCGCTGGCCATGATCGAGGGAGCCGAGCGCGCCGGTGTGCTTCAGCGCGGCCGGCGTGTTGTGGAGTACACCGGCGGCAGTACGGGCTCTTCCCTGGCGTTCATTTGTGCTGTCAAAGGGTATCCGCTGTCCATTGTGACTTCGGATGCCTTCGCGCCGGAGAAGCTGAGCACCATGAGAGCGTTCGGCGCCGACCTGACCGTGGTCCCGAGCGAGGGTGGGCGGATCACGCCTTCGCTGTTCGACCGGATGCGTGAGGAGGTTGACCGCATCGTCGCCCGAGAGGGCGCCTTCTGGACGGATCAGTTCCGCAACACGCACGCTCTGGCGGGCTACGAGCGGATGGGCCGTGAAATCCTCGAGCAGGCACGAGCCGGGGGAGTGACCGTCGACGCCTTCTGCGCCGGCGTCGGGACCGGCGGCATGCTGGCCGGGGTCAGTGCCGCGTTTCGCGCTGATCACCTTCCGACGCGGTTTGTCGCCCTCGAACCGGCGAGCTCGCCCATGCTCACGGCGGGACACGGTGGTCCGCACCGGGTCGAAGGGATCGGTACGGGCATGATTCCGCCGTTGCTCACCTCGGCGGTCTTCGATGAGGCGAGGGCCGTCGACGAAGACGAGGCGCGCGGTCTGGCGTTGCGGCTGGCAAGGTGTGAAGGGCTTTTCGCCGGCACTTCGTCCGCGGTGAACGTCTCGGGCGCGATCACGCTCGCCCGGGAGCTCGGGCCCGGGCACAGCGTGGTGACCATCGCGGTCGACACCGGACTCAAGTACCTCAGCGGTGATCTCTTCACCGAGTAGCGTGGCGCTGTTCCTGACGTCTTCACGCGGGTGCGAGCACCGTGCCGAAAACGGCCTGTGCCCGACGGGCCACGTCGAGCAGCTCGCGGTCACGACCGTGGGCGCCGTCGATCTCGATGCCCAGCGGCAGGCCGTTTCCGGTCAGCCCGAGGGGGATGCTGATGCCCGGCAAGCCCGCCCCGCTCGTGGGGACGGTGTTCCTCGCGAGAACCAGCTCGTCCACCTCCTCACCCGCGATCGTGAAGCGCGGCCGATCGTCGATCAGCGGTGCGGGGCAGGGCGTCGTGGGAAAGATCAGGGCGTCGAACCCGCTCCGGGTGACCACCTCGCCGAACCGGCGCCGGAGTTCCGGGCGGTCGACGGAAAGCGTGGTTTCGTAGGCGTCCTCAGGGAGGAATCCTTGGCCGCTCGGCAAGACCAGGTGACTCCACACTTCTTTGAGGCCGGGCTTGAGCTCGGTGAAGACGTCCTCGAAGGAGACCGGGAAGTTGTTGTGCAGTAGGAATTCGGAGACGGCTTGGTGCGCCTCGCGGAAGAAGAGGTTCCATGTCAGCCGGTCTGCCAGGGCGGAGAAGTCGTCGCCGAGGTCGATTTCACGGACTTCGGCACCGGCGTCGCGCAGGCGGTGCAGTGCGCTCGTGAACTGTGCTTCGGTCTCCGGATCGATCAACCGCAGGTAGTGGCTGGGTGCGTAAGCGAATCTCACCCCTTTCAGATCGGCGCGATCGGACGAGGGAGCGCCTGCCTCCCCGGTGACGATTCGGTCGATCAGCGCGCAGTCCTCGACGGTGCGGGCGAAGACGCCCGGCGTGTCGAGCGTGTGCGAAATCGGGGCGACCCCGCCGCGCGGCCATCGGCCCGTGGTCGGCTTGAATCCCACCACACCGCACAGCGACGCCGGCACCCTGATCGAACCGACCGTGTCGCCCCCGAACGCGGCGGGCACGATCCGGGCCGCGACGGCTGCTGCCGAGCCGCTCGAAGATCCGCCGGAAACACGGTAGTGGCCGTAGGGGTTCTTCACCTGGCCGTAGCGCCTGTTGTGCCCGGTCAGCCCGAAGGACATCTCGACGAGGTTGTTCTTGCCGAACACGATGCCACCGGCATCCTTGATCGCGCCCACGACATCGGCGTCTTCGGCCGGTGTGAAACTTCCCAGGCTTTCCAGCCCGAGTGTCGTGGGGAGACCACGCGTCAGGTAGCTGTCCTTCACTCCGAGAGGGACGCCGAGCAGCGGCGCGCTGGAACCCGCGGCGCGCGCCTTGTCCGCCTCCGCGGCCGCGGTCAGCACGGCGGATTCATCCACGGTGATGAACGAATTGAGGTTCGAGTACTTCCGAGCGTGCCGCAGAAGCGCGGCCGAGTACGACTCGGACGTGATGTCGCCCTGCCGGATAGCGGCGGCCGCTGCCGCCACTCCGAGTCCGGCCAGCTCGGTCTCCTCGGCCGTCGGCACGCTGTCGACGGAAATATCCTTGTCCTGCATGAGTACCTCTCCATCGAAATGGTCCTGAGTGGACATTTGTCACATCTGCGGGAGAACGGGAACGTCCAACACTCGGAGAAGATCGGCGACCTTGCGGTCCAGTTCCCGTCCGACGGCCGCGATCTCCGGGACTCCGAAGCTCGCGAACAGGGTGCTGGGCTGGTCGAGGGAGAACCGCGTGACCCCTTGCCCATCCTGGTGGATCGTCGTTCGCAGCGGGGCGTGGAGCATCACCGCGGGGTCGTGCCGGTACATGCGTTCCGCGATGGTGTGGTTTCCCATCAGGTAGGCAGCGCAGGATCCCGCATTGCCCGCGAGCTGCATGAGCCCTCCGACGTCAGTGCTCCAGAACCGCATGAAGCCATGCGGCGCGTTCTCTGTCGCCGCCGCGAGCACGGTGTCCCAGCTCGCGTGCTCGGCGCGGTGTCGCGCCATCCGATCGAGGTCCAGCACCGGTACGGCTGCTTCGTAGCGATCCCTGAAGTCCTCAAAGGATGTTCCTGTGTCGATCGACCACCGGACGACCTCGTGGGAAACCGAGGCGATTTTCTGTGTGGACATGGGTTGCGGGCTCCTCTTCGGGAGAGTGAAGTAAAGCGATCGTTGTACTTGACCGTAGCAGGCTTCGCCGAAGAAGTACAACGATCGCTATACTTGCGGCATGGCATCAATCGAGGCGACGGTCAACGCCCCCAAGGGCGGCCGCGGGGCGCGCGAGCGCATCCTGCGCGCGGCGACCGAGCTGTTCACGAGCGACGGCATCCACGCCACGGGCATCGCGAAGCTGACCGACGTGGCGCACGTGTCGACCCGGACGCTCTACCAGCACTTCCCGAGCAAAGAGGCCCTGGTCAGCGCCTACGTGCAGTCGATCGAGTCCGACGACGACTTCCTCGCCGAGACCGCCCTGGGGCGCACCGACCTCAGCGCCCGCGAGCGTCTCCTGGCGCTGTTCGCCGAACGCCCGGCCGGCCCGGCTTCGGCCACGGTCGTCCGCGGCTGCCCCTTGCACAACACCGCCGTCGAAGCGGCCGGCACGATGCCGGAAGCCGCAGCGGTGGTCGAGCGCCACAAGCGGGAACTGGCCGCGCGCCTGATCGCCACGGCCGCCGAGGCGGGCGCCCCCGACCCGGAAACCCTGGGGCGGCGCCTCGCCGTGCTGTTCGAGGGCGCTCGCGCCCTGGCGACCTCGCTCAACGACCCCCGCCCGTTCGAAGACGCCGAAGCCCTCGCCAGGACACTGATCGACGGAGCGGCCGGGCTCGCCTGACAGCCGCGGTGCTCCGGCTGTGCGCGAGCCGGTGCGCGACTCCTCGTCGCGGGCGCTCAGCTCTCCAGGGCGCGCCTCGCACCGGCAGCCGCGGCAGCTTCGACGTCCCGAGGCTGTCGCCGAGGCGCACGATCCGCGGCGTGACCCTCGGCGACAGCGAGCCGGAAACGTTCGTCCCGATCCTCGTGGACGCCTACCGTCGCGGCGCGCTGCCGCTGGAACGCATCCAGCGCCGCTACCGCTTCGAGGAGATCAACCAGGCTGCCGCCGACGCCGCGTCCGGGAAGACCGTCAAGCCGGTTCTGGTGTTCTGATCGTTCGGCCGCGGGGTCGCATGGGCCGCCGCGCGAAATGCGCCTTTTCGCCCGCCCTGGCCGGATAGTGTGTGCCCATGACTGAGTCGAGACGTGCCGGCGAGACGTCGGAAGAGCTGGCCCGCACGTTGCGCGCCCGAGCCAGGAACGCCGCGGTCGCCGTGCTGCGCGAAGGGCTGGAAGAGATCGACGAACGGCACGGACAGGGCGTCGCCGACGAGGTCGCCGGGATGATCGACGTCGCAGAGGTGTTCGCCGGTCTCGCCGACCGCGAGGTTCCGGCACGGCCGAGCCGCGAAGGTCGTGGGAGCCGCGGGGGCCGCGAGGACGACGACGAGCCTTGGGAGTTCAGGCCGCTGACCTCGTTGTGACCCCGCCGGTCACTTTTTCCAGTCGTAGCTGAGCACGGGCGGGTGGTCGGACACCTTCGTGACGGTGAGGTTCTCTTCGGGGTGCGCGGCGGCGTACCGCGTCATCTCGTTGTAGATCCGGTCGCGCATGTCCGTGTCGCGAACCTCGATCGTGGCTCGCTGGCCCAGCTGGTCGGGGTGCACGCCCGGCTCGGAGCGGATCGCCAGGTTCCAGAAGTGCCGTTTGTCGCTGCCGTCGGCGCCCTGGCCGTCGTTGGTGAAGTAGACCTTGCCGCTTTCCTTGTCGTAGATCTGCTGGGTCACCTTGATCTGGTCGTCTCCCTGCGCGGCCGAGTAGTAGCCGGACGGGTCCTGGGACTGGGCGTCGCGGGCGTAGAACCCGACTTCGCCGCCGAACGCGCCGCCGAACCCGTAGCTGCCCTTCCACAGTTCCAGCCGGTACTGCTTCCCGGTTTTGGGGTCGGTGAACTCCATGTTGTCGCCTTGGGCGCTGGTGCGGTCGAGGTCCGCGCCGATGAGCTTCTCCATCTTGTCGTAGATGTCGTGCCAGCCGAGGTAGCTCTGCACCGAGTGCTCGCCGGTGGTGTAGAAATCGCTGCCCTCGACGTACTTGAAGCCGAAGTAGTCATAGATCTTCTGCGCGACCTCGGGGTCGCGCATGATCGTGTCCCAATCACCTTTGAGCAGGGCGAGATCGAGCTTCGGGTTTTTCGCGACGAGCGCGGCGAGGCCAGGGATCTCGCGCAGGATGAGCGCGGCGATCTCGGCCGGGTTCCGCTTCTCGGAGCCGGCGAGCTCCCAGATCTGGCCCGTTTTGTTGCGCAGCTTCAAACCCTCGGCGAGCAGGACCGCGTCGTAGGTCGTGACCACCCGCTGCAGGTCGGCGAGCAACACGAGGGCCTCGGCCTTGATGATCTTGTCCTGGGCCCAGGCGAACACGATGTTGCCCTTGCCGTGCGAGAGGTCCTTCCACACGTTGTCGAGTTTCGCCTGCAATTTCTCGGCGTCCTCGCGTTTGCTCCTGGCGTCGGACTGCGCCTTCGCCAGCGCGTCGCGCACGACTTCGAACGATTTCGCCGACTCTTCGAGGTCCTCGGCCTGGTCCTCGCGGTTCTTCTTGAAGGCATCCAGCGAGGAAAGGGCCGACTCCCCGGCCCCGCCGTGCCAGCTCTCGCTCAACTGCGTACGGACGCTTTCCACCAGCGATTTGGCGTCCTCGACCGATTCCTTGGTGGCTCTGCACGCCCGGGCCCGATCATCCAGTTCGGTCGTGCTGCCTTTCTCCACTTTGCCGGCGAGCTCACGGATCTTGTCGAACACCGCCGTCACCGGTCGATCCGTGCGAAACCGCTGTCCAGCGCTTTCAGGAACACGCCGCGTGCTTCGTCGTCGCTGCTGTCGTAACTCTTCGCGGCGTTGCCGATCGTTTCGACCAGACTGTCGACCTGCTGCTGTGCCGCGTCCAGATCTTCCTGCCGGGTCAGCAGCCAGACCTCGTAGTCGCCCGCGAAGCCACCGGCCCGATCCGTTCCACCCACGTTCGGCGCCCCCGGCGCGGACAGCGACGGCGGCGTCCCTTGGCCGAGCTTGGCCGCGGCGTTGCTGATGTTCTCGACATCGACCTCGAACCCCACAGAGCTTCCTTCCGCACAGTCCCGCTCGCCAAGCGGAAGTCACCGACGAGCCGAGTGACATCCCGTGTCGGTAATGTAACACTCGTCCGTTCTGAGACGTCGGGATTCCGTGCCCGGTTCCCTCACGGTCACGCGGGGTTCCTTCCCGGATCCTGGACCCCCCGGGCTTTTGTGCCGCCTTCACTTTTGCCCGGCCCCGCGCCGGCGCCGGCGGGCCGTATCGGGTCGCTGGAGCGCGCCGCGTTCCTGGCCGAGGTGACGAGTGAGCTGGGGCTCGTGCCGGTCGTGTCGACGACCTACACCGAACCGTTCCACGTGTCGTCCGCCCTCGCCGCGCTGGACCACATCGGCCACGGCCGGGCGGGCTGGGTCGTGGGCAGCACCGAGAACCCGGCGGCCGCGCTCGCCTGGAGCCGCCCCGCGGTGACGGGGGATACCGCGCTGCGCGAGGCCGCCGACGGCCTGCGGGTGGTGCGCGCGCTGTGGGACTCGTGGGAGGACGACGCGGTGGTCCGCGACGTGGCCACGAGCCGCTACCTGGACCGCGATCGCTTGCACTACATCGACTTCGAGGGCGAGACGTACTCGGTCAAGGGGCCGGCGATCGTGCCGCGGCCGCCGCAGGGCAACCCGGTCGTGTTCGCCGCGCCGGAGCTGGTCGATCCGGCGGACGCCGACGTCGCCCTGATCTCCGGCAGGGACCTCAGTGCGGTGGTCGCGGCGTCGAGCCGGGCGAGCGCCGCACCGCGCCGGTTCGCCGAGGTCGACAAGGGCCACGGCGGTCCGTAGCGCCGCTGCCTGGGGCACACGACCGTTTATCCGGCTGCATTCCGGGTACTCGTTTGCTCCGGCGTCGACTGCAGAGGTCCGGCGGCGGCGCAGCGTCACGAGTCGATCAGGGCCCGGCTGGGCTTGCTGACGCGGTGGCGGGAGGCGCGCGAGAGGTTGGGTTCGATGGCCATGCGACAAGCATTTCATCACGAGCTGGCTCGGCTCGGCGCCGAGATGACGGCGATGTGCGTCGCCTGCTCGGAGGCGATGCGACAGGCCACGGCGGCGTTGCTCACCGCGAACTTGGAGCTGGCCGAGCAGGTGCTCGGCAGCGACGTCGAGCTGGATCTGCAGCGCGCCGAGTGCGAAGAGCACGCTGAGGCGCTGTTGGCGTTGCAGGCCCCGGTCGCCCACGAGCTGCGACTCGTGCTCGCCGCGGTGTACTGCGCCGACAAACTCGAGCGCATGGGTGACCTCGCCGCGCACATCGCCGGCACCGCGCGCTTTCA
Protein-coding regions in this window:
- a CDS encoding PLP-dependent cysteine synthase family protein, with translation MLDAIGGTPLVRLTHVVPGAAAQVLVKLEGGNPTGSYKDRMALAMIEGAERAGVLQRGRRVVEYTGGSTGSSLAFICAVKGYPLSIVTSDAFAPEKLSTMRAFGADLTVVPSEGGRITPSLFDRMREEVDRIVAREGAFWTDQFRNTHALAGYERMGREILEQARAGGVTVDAFCAGVGTGGMLAGVSAAFRADHLPTRFVALEPASSPMLTAGHGGPHRVEGIGTGMIPPLLTSAVFDEARAVDEDEARGLALRLARCEGLFAGTSSAVNVSGAITLARELGPGHSVVTIAVDTGLKYLSGDLFTE
- a CDS encoding amidase family protein; amino-acid sequence: MQDKDISVDSVPTAEETELAGLGVAAAAAAIRQGDITSESYSAALLRHARKYSNLNSFITVDESAVLTAAAEADKARAAGSSAPLLGVPLGVKDSYLTRGLPTTLGLESLGSFTPAEDADVVGAIKDAGGIVFGKNNLVEMSFGLTGHNRRYGQVKNPYGHYRVSGGSSSGSAAAVAARIVPAAFGGDTVGSIRVPASLCGVVGFKPTTGRWPRGGVAPISHTLDTPGVFARTVEDCALIDRIVTGEAGAPSSDRADLKGVRFAYAPSHYLRLIDPETEAQFTSALHRLRDAGAEVREIDLGDDFSALADRLTWNLFFREAHQAVSEFLLHNNFPVSFEDVFTELKPGLKEVWSHLVLPSGQGFLPEDAYETTLSVDRPELRRRFGEVVTRSGFDALIFPTTPCPAPLIDDRPRFTIAGEEVDELVLARNTVPTSGAGLPGISIPLGLTGNGLPLGIEIDGAHGRDRELLDVARRAQAVFGTVLAPA
- a CDS encoding DUF302 domain-containing protein; the protein is MYFFGEACYGQVQRSLYFTLPKRSPQPMSTQKIASVSHEVVRWSIDTGTSFEDFRDRYEAAVPVLDLDRMARHRAEHASWDTVLAAATENAPHGFMRFWSTDVGGLMQLAGNAGSCAAYLMGNHTIAERMYRHDPAVMLHAPLRTTIHQDGQGVTRFSLDQPSTLFASFGVPEIAAVGRELDRKVADLLRVLDVPVLPQM
- a CDS encoding TetR/AcrR family transcriptional regulator — its product is MASIEATVNAPKGGRGARERILRAATELFTSDGIHATGIAKLTDVAHVSTRTLYQHFPSKEALVSAYVQSIESDDDFLAETALGRTDLSARERLLALFAERPAGPASATVVRGCPLHNTAVEAAGTMPEAAAVVERHKRELAARLIATAAEAGAPDPETLGRRLAVLFEGARALATSLNDPRPFEDAEALARTLIDGAAGLA
- a CDS encoding DUF4474 domain-containing protein, which encodes MTAVFDKIRELAGKVEKGSTTELDDRARACRATKESVEDAKSLVESVRTQLSESWHGGAGESALSSLDAFKKNREDQAEDLEESAKSFEVVRDALAKAQSDARSKREDAEKLQAKLDNVWKDLSHGKGNIVFAWAQDKIIKAEALVLLADLQRVVTTYDAVLLAEGLKLRNKTGQIWELAGSEKRNPAEIAALILREIPGLAALVAKNPKLDLALLKGDWDTIMRDPEVAQKIYDYFGFKYVEGSDFYTTGEHSVQSYLGWHDIYDKMEKLIGADLDRTSAQGDNMEFTDPKTGKQYRLELWKGSYGFGGAFGGEVGFYARDAQSQDPSGYYSAAQGDDQIKVTQQIYDKESGKVYFTNDGQGADGSDKRHFWNLAIRSEPGVHPDQLGQRATIEVRDTDMRDRIYNEMTRYAAAHPEENLTVTKVSDHPPVLSYDWKK
- a CDS encoding LLM class flavin-dependent oxidoreductase; its protein translation is MPGPAPAPAGRIGSLERAAFLAEVTSELGLVPVVSTTYTEPFHVSSALAALDHIGHGRAGWVVGSTENPAAALAWSRPAVTGDTALREAADGLRVVRALWDSWEDDAVVRDVATSRYLDRDRLHYIDFEGETYSVKGPAIVPRPPQGNPVVFAAPELVDPADADVALISGRDLSAVVAASSRASAAPRRFAEVDKGHGGP
- a CDS encoding PhoU domain-containing protein, translating into MAMRQAFHHELARLGAEMTAMCVACSEAMRQATAALLTANLELAEQVLGSDVELDLQRAECEEHAEALLALQAPVAHELRLVLAAVYCADKLERMGDLAAHIAGTARFQHPDHLDSAELEEKFRRLGDLTAGMADRLADMMAAPFAGMFTELDNADQAVDDLHAQVLGLITSQDWAGGAAAAANAALLARFYERFGDQAVSVARRLEFTVTGAVPV